The nucleotide sequence ACCCGCAGCCCTGTCCAGCACCGCCCCCAGAAAGGTCGGCGGCGATGCCATGAGCGTAAGCCGATAGTCGCGCACCATGGCCGCCAGGGGGCCGGGTTCTGTGGGGTTGGGGTGAAAGGCGGCCCTGATGCCCAGCGAGAGCGGCAACACAATGTTTACCATCAGACCAAAGGAATGGAACGGCGGCAACATGGCAAGCACGCTGTCGTCGGGTGCAAGGTGCAGCACCGTGATGATGTCGCGGGCATTGGCGAGCAGATTGGCGTGGCTTAAAGGTACGGCCTTGGGCATGGATTCCGAGCCGGAGGTAAAGAGCACCGCCGCAACGTCTGGCACGGCGCAGTTTTTACAGCTGCGCGGCAGACGGGCCCTGAGCGCCCCAACGAGCTTTTCGCCAATAGTCAGGGAGGCGGCCAGTTTGTCCAGCGCCAGCCACTGCACCGGCAGGGATGCCAGCGCCATCCCCTGACGCTCAAGCCGCTGCTGCAGCGGCGTTGCGCTGAGGATATGGCTTACGCCGGTGATGCGGATGCAGTGCCGCAGGTTGGCCTCGCCCACGGTCCAGTTAAGCAGCACCGGCGTTTTGCCCGCCAGCTGCGCGGCCAGCCACACCGCGACCACGGCTGGCGTGGCGGGCAGCATGATGCCCACGCGCTCGCCGGGCAGGCGCTGCAGACGGCGGGCCAGAACCAGCGCCCCCGTGAGGAGGTCCCTACGGCTGCGCAATACGGAGCGATCCGCCAGCAGGGGCCGGGAGGGGGCGGCACGTACCTGGGTCAAAAAAGCGTCTACAATCGTGCCCGCCTGATCGGGAACGGCAAACCTGTCGTCTGCGGCAGACGCAAACCATGCCGCAGGGGCGGGTTCATCCGGCTCCGCCGGGTTCAGCTGACCAGTCGCCACCAGTAGGCAGTCCCCCGCCGTAACAAGCAATTCCAGACTGGGGATGCTCACCCCTTGCGCATTTTCCAGGCTGAGGGCCAGATCCATGAGGGCCAGACTGTCCAGCCCCAGATCGCCGCCCAGCGTCATGCTGTCGGCAATTTCATAATCCTCAGGCAGGCCCGCCGCCTGCCGCAGGGCCGCGTACACAGCCTCGCGCGCCTGCGGGGGGATGGGTGCGCCAGCCTGCGCGGGCATAGGTGCCGTGCTGGGCAGAAGTTGCGGTTTGCTCCCCTGCCAGAAAAAGCGCGGAACAGCCTGCGCCGGGAGCTCCGCCTGATTATAAAACGCCTCCAGCCAGGGGTTGAGCTCGCGCTTGTCGCCGCTGCGGGGCATGCTGGCGGCTTCCACAAACTCCACACTGACCGCGCGGCGGGGAGTAAACAGCAGCAGGTTGGCGCATACGGCAAGCGCCCCGCGCAGCAGCGCCCAGCCAAAATGCGGAGCCTTGCCCGTGGCGCCGTAGCCAAAGGAGCTGCCCCACAGCCCGGTGGTGCGCACCAGCACCACCCGCAGTTCGGGCATCCTTTGCAGAATCTGGGCCGCGCCGGATTTACCGCCAAGGCTTTCGCGCGACGAACGGTAAATCCGCCCCGCAGGGTACAGCAATATGTTGTCCCCGTCCCGCAGGGCATCCAGCACGGCCTGCATGCCCGCTTCAACTCCCTGCCGGGCCTTGGCCCCATCCTTGAGGGCGTCGGGCAGCAGCACGGCGCGCAACAACTTTGCCGCCATACGCCCCATGGGTCCTGCCAGCTGGCGCTCGTCCGCAAGGGGACGCGGCGCGTGCTTTGCCAGCAGCGAATACAGGATGACAGGGTCAATCAGGGCGGGATGATTGGGCATAAACAGTATGGGGCCGGGGCCGGACACCGCTTCAAGGCCGGTTGCCGTCACGCGGTAGCGCAGGCCGAGCAGCAGTCGCAGCCCCAGGGCCACAAGGCTTAACCCCCTGCCGTGCGGAAACATGCGGGCAATGCTTGCGCCCGCCCAGCCCGCAAAGATCAGACAGGTCAAGCCGCAGCCCGCCAAAAGCCAGGCTGGCGGCACCTTGCCCAGCCAGGCAAAAACAATTCCCGAAAGCAGTATGCCGCTGAAGCACAAAAAGTTTGAAATCCCCAGGGTTTTGCCTTTCTCCGTGGCGGCGGGCCGCACCTGGATAAAACTTACCAGCGGTATCAGGTAGAGGCCGCCGCAGATGCCCGAAAACGTAAAGAGCGCAAACAGGCAGGCAAACTGCAGCGGCTCGGGCAGCAATGGCGCGAGACCCGCGGCCATAAGGCCAAGCCCCAGCCCCCCGCAGGCCGGAAACATGCTATGCCGCCAGCTTGTGGCTTCATACCGCCCGGCCAGCACCGAGCCGATGCATATGCCGATCATGAGCGCCACGGAGAGCAGACTGGTGAGCGTAAGCGAAAACCCCAGCTGAACAATGCCAAGATTGTTGATGCACAACAGGGCAAAGGAAGACAGACAGTAAAAAAAGGCTTCCCCGGCCAGCGTCAAAAAAAGCTGCGGATCCTTGTTGCGGCACTCCAGCGCGTGCAGCAAGGAGTGCACGGGGCCAAGCAGCGGAAAGGGCGCGTCCGCCCCTGTTTGGACAACACTTTTGCCGATGCCGAAGGCCGACGCCACCCCAACAACGGCGACCAGTACGGAGAGCCCCCCCACGGCAAGCCTGCCGAAGCCGTGCTCGCCCTGCGGAATCCAGCCGCCAGCAGCTGAAACATCCGGCAGATCCAGTACAAGCCCCCCGGCGGCTATGCCCAGCAAAATGGTTGCCGTTGTGGCCAGCTTGAGCATGGCGTTAACCTTGGGCACATCCATGGGCGAAAAATTTTCGGGTATGGCCCCGTTGAGGGCAGGGCTAAAAATCGTGGCCTGCAAGCCCATCAAAAAGACCACCCCTACCATGGCCGTCCAGTTCATGCTGGCCATGGCCCACACGCCAAACAGCATGGCGGCCAGCTCCATAAATTTTGACCAGACGACCAGTTTGCTTTTGGGCACGCGGTCGACCAGCCACCCGGCCCAAGCGGAGCAGACCACAAAGGGCAGGGCGAACATGGCCGAGGCGATGCCCTGTATGGATTCCAGCCCGGCGCTGGCGGCCAGCAGCAAGGCGGCCTGCTTGAAAAAATTGTCGTTGAACGTTCCCATGGCATAGGTCGTGCCCATGCTCAGCAGAATTCTTTTTCCGCGGGCTTGCTGGGGCGTTGCGGGCGACTGGGGCATGGTTGTGTTACCTTTGCCGGTTGGGGCGGCGCGCTTAGGCATGGAGGTCTTCTTCTATAAACAGGCGGAGCTTTTCCAGAGAATCCAGCACAATATCGTGGCGTACAGAATACAGGGCCTGTCGGCCTTCGCGCCGCATGGCGAGAACCCCGGCTTTTTCCAGCACAGCCAGATGGTGCACAATGGTCGAACGGCCATAATCGAACATTGCGGCAATATCCTTGATGGAAAGCTCCTCCCCCGGCTCAAACAACAACAGTATACGCTGACGGGTGGTATCGCCCATGGCCGCAAAAACCGCCGCCACGGGCTGCCAGTGGTCAGGGAGGGTGTTCAGGTACGTTGTTTTCATGACTACATAACTAGTTTTTTAGTTATTATAAGTCAAACAAAAAGATCTCGCCAGCAATGGGGGTGCCTGCTCATCACAGCGACGCCCTCCCCGCAGGCCGGTACGCATCAGCTTTCGGCCAGCAAAAAAAACTCCTCGGGCCGCAGGATTGTTACCGTCTTGCCCGAAAAAGGCCCGAACAGCCCGCTCTCCTCCTGCTGCCGCAGGATTTTGTACAAAGAGATTCTGTGCACGCCCAAAAGGCTGGCCATCTCCTGTTTTGAAACCCCCATGTCCACAGTGAGGGGGTCGCTGCCAGGAATAATATGCTGCGCCAAAAATTTGCAGGTTCGCGCCAGCACGTTGTCGAGATACAGCGACGATGCCTGGTTTGAAAGCACCCGCAGCTTGCGCGACATGGAGCACAACAGGTTTATGAGCAGGTGCGGATGCTCCTGCCGAATTTCGCTCAGGCTTTCTGCAGAAAAAGCATAACTCACGCATTCAGTTACGCAAGAAAAATAGCTTTCTGCCGGCATGGGATCAAAAAAAGGCGTCTCGCCAAAAACACAGCCCTCCTGAATATACCAGAGGATTTTTTCCACTCCCTCCATGTTCTGGTTTGTCAGCCGTACCTTGCCGCGATCCAAAAAGTACAGTTCGCGGCCAAACGGCACGCGATGCCCCTTGGACCACACCAACCTTCGCCCCAGATGCAGCACTGACCGCCATTCAGAATTCATCTCGCGCATTTCTTTGAAGGCCAGACTGCGCCCGCCGCAGATGCCGCGCTTTTCCATTTTGCCTCCTTCAAAAAACTTGTCGGTAACTACACATAACAGGGTCGTCCCCCAAAAGGCAATTAATTGTGAAAAATGTTGCAAATGAAACACGCACTTTTTTTCCACCATTCTATTCTGTCAAACAGAGTGGATCAAATACGTTGCGCCATGCCCCCGGCCACTGCCGGATTGCGGAACGCATCCTCACAACAACAATCGATCAGGAGGAATACGATATGGGTCATCCGACAATTTACCCCACAGGAGTTACCGTTTTCAAACCGGAAAAATGCTGGGGCGGGTACACTATTTTTCAGGCTCAGGAACTTGGCGCTGTGCTTATTGACATGAATGGTCATGAAATAAATGTCTGGAAGGGCGTGCACGGCATGCCCAATAAAATTCTTCCCGGCGGTTACCTTGTAACCAGCCGAGGCCGTCGCAGTGGCAAATTCAGTGTGCAGGACGGACTTGATGTTGTCCAGGTCGATTGGGACGGAAACATCGTATGGAAATTTGATCAGAATGAATTTATTGAAGATCCTGGCTACCCTGGCCGCTGGATTGCCCGTTACCATCACGACTTTCAGCGCGAGGGCAACCCCGTGGGCTACTATGCCCCCGGCATGGAACCCAAGGTGCTTGAGGGCAAAACCCTTATTCTGGCCCACAGAAATGTGAGAAATAGCGCAATAAGCGACAAGCAGCTGCTTGACGACCTGATTCTTGAGGTGGACTGGAACGGCGACATCCTCTGGGAGTGGTCGTGCCACGAGCACTTTGCCGAAATGGGCTTCCGCGAAGGGCCCAAAAACACCCTTTGCCGCAACCCCAACTATCGACCCACCCAGCCCGAAGGCATGGGCGACTGGATGCACATCAACTCCATGTCCGTGCTTGGGCCCAACAAATGGTACGACGCGGGCGACGAGCGCTTTCACCCCGACAACATCATTGTGGACGGGCGCGAGGCCAACATCATCTTTATCATCAGCAAGGCGACCGGCAAAATCACCTGGAAGATAGGGCCGGACTACGACACATCCCCCGAGCTCAAGGCCATCGGCTGGATTATCGGCCAGCACCATGCGCACATGGTGCCCCACGGTCTGCCCGGCGCTGGCAACATCCTTGTTTTCGACAACGGCGGCTGGGGCGGCTACGACGTGCCCAACCCCGGCGCGCCCACGGGCGTCAAGGCCGCGCTGCGCGACCACTCGCGCGTGCTCGAGATAGACCCTGTCTCCCTCAAGATCGTCTGGCAGTACACCCCAAAAGAAGCCGGATTTCTCGAACCCATGGACAGCAACCGCTTTTACAGCCCCTTTATCAGCGGCATGCAGCGCCTGCCCAACGGCAATACCCTTATCACCGAGGGGTCTGACGGCCGCGTTTTTGAGGTTACCCCAGACCACGAAATCGTGTGGGAATTCATTTCGCCATACTGGGGCAAGCATGTGCCCATGAACATGACCTACCGCGCCTACCGCGTGCCCTACGAATGGGTGCCGCAGGTGCAAAAACCTGCCGAAACGCCCATCGAGCCGCTCAATGTCTCCACATTCCGCGTGCCGGGGGCTGCCGCCGCAGGCGATCGCGCCAAGGAAGTAACGGTTGAAGGCTGCCAGCCCTACGAGGGCAGCAACGCGCTTTGCGTGGCCTCGGTGGAAGACCCCAAGGACTGATCCCCAGAGCAATTATTGCTGCAATGCTTCAGGGTCCGCCGCCGCGACTGGCCGCGGCGGACCTGTGATCCCCGTTTTTAAGGAGATCCCTATGCTTATCAAGACATCCGACCTGACGCCCGGGCTGCTGGCCAAGTGGGCCGTCAACCTGGCGCTGCCTCTGGCGCTCTATTTTTTTCTTCCCCGTAGCGAAAGCCTCACCCAGCCCATGGTGGTTTTTTTGGCCGTTACCCTGTGGGCTATCGTGGCCTGGGCTCTGGATACGCTGAACGAGATTGCCGTGGGCATTTTGTTGCCCATCCTCTATGTGCTGCTGTGCGGCATTGGCCAAAAAGTTGTTTTTTCGCCCTGGCTCTCCGAGGTGCCCATCATCGTTATTGGCGGTTTTACCCTGGGCAAAATCATTCAGGTTACCGGCCTCGGCAAGCGCATAGCCCTGACCTGCGTCAAACTCACGGGCGGCAGTTTTGCCGGCGCGCTTGCGGGCATTACCCTTGGCGCTGCGGTGGTATCGCCGCTTGTGCCCTCCATCATGGGCAAGGCGGCCATTTTTTGCGCTGTGGCGGTGAGCCTGTGCGACGCCCTGGATTTTAAGCCCAAAAGCCGGGAGGCAACCGCCGTGGTGCTTGGCACCTGCCTTGCCGTGGGCGCGACCAAGCTGGGCTACCTCACGGGAGCGGGCGATCTGGTCATGGGCATGGGTATTGTGGACAAGGTCATGGGCATCCACACGAGCTGGCTTGAGTACGCCAAGTTCAACTTTCTCCCTGCCATGCTGTACACGGCCATGTCGCTGGGCATTGTGTTGCTGGTGCTGCGCAGCTCGGTAAACAAAAGCGTTTTATGCGCGGTGGTTCAGCAAAAGCACGCCGAGCTGGGCGACATTACCGACGAACAAAAACGGGCGCTTATTCTGCTTTGTCTCACCCTGGTGCTGCTTGCCACCGACAAGCTGCACCACATGAGCGCAGGATCAGTGCTGGTCATCATTACAGCGCTGGCCTTCATGCCCGGTGTGGGGCTTATGGACGGCAAGCGCATGGGCTCAATCAATTTTGCGCCGCTGTTCTTTATTATGGGCTGCATGGCCATTGGCAGCGCCGGCGGTTTTCTTAAGGTCACACACTGGCTGGCAGGCCTTGTGTTGCCGCTGTTCAGCGATGCTGGCGCATGCATGGCCTCTGTATGCTCGTACATTGTGGGCGTCGCGCTCAACTTTTTGCTCACGCCGCTTGCGGCTACCTCCACCCTTTCAGCCCCTATTACCGAGCTGGGCATGCAGATGGGGCTGGACCCGCGCCTGCTGTATTTTTCATTCCAGTACGGTCTGGACAACCTGATATTCCCCTATGAATACGCGCTGTACCTCTACTTTTTCAGCAGCGGCTACATCAACTTTAGAGAAATGGTTCTGGTCATGGCATTACGCATGCTGTTGACAGGCGTGTTTGTGGCCTTTGTGGCCATGCCTTACTGGCGCATGGTTGGATAGTTTGCATCCCAACAGAAGGAGGATGGATGATGAAAAAGCTGGGCATACTACTTTTGGCAGCAGGGTTGCTGCTCGGAAGCGCTCCCCAGTGCAGGGCGATCAATTTTGACGTCAAGGGCAGCTGGCAGTTTGCCTTTGACTACATCAACGGCGGCAATTTCATGGGCAAGGACCGTACCGGCAATCACGTGACGGGACAGCAGTGGGCCGCGATGCACCAGCAGAGGGACGAATTCGAGGCTATCCAGCGGCTGCATCTGCAGCTGCAGGCCAAAGCCTCGGAAGACCTTGCCGGTACCGTCTTTTTTGAAATCGGCGAACAACGCTGGGGCATGGCTGCACAGGGCGGAGCGCTGGGCTCTGACGGCAACAACGTGGTCAAGGTCAAAAATGCTTACATTGACTGGCTTGTGCCCAACACCCCTCTCAAGCTTCGCATGGGTCTGCAGGGTGTAAAACTGCCCGGATTTGCCCTGGACAGCCCTGTTTTTCAGGATGATGTGGCAGGCATTGGGGCATCATGGAAGGTAAACGACGCCGTCAGCGTCACCGGATTATGGATGCGCCTGCTCAACGACAACTGGGCTGGCGACAACTCGACGCCTGCCAGTTACATGGACAATTTCGACCTGTTTGCCTTGACAGTGCCCGTGACGCTGGACGGCCTCAAGCTTACACCGTGGGGCATGGGCGGAGCCATGGGGCCCAACAGCCTCATGCCCGCCACCATTACCAACATGCCCGGCGGCAGCAAAAAAGTGGCCCTTACCAACCCGATAACCGGTCAGGCCATCGACGGTCTGGAGCTACGCGACGGCCTCTACCCGGCGGCCTTCAGCTCGCGCAAGTCTGCCTCCAAGCTGTGGAACGACAGCTACAGCAGCATGTACTGGGGCGGGCTGACCGGGCAATGGACAGGCTTTGATCCGCTCAGGGTATCGTGGGACTTTATTTATGGCAGCGTCGACAACGGCAGGGACGACCTCAACCGCAAGGGCTGGTTTGGCATGCTGCTGGCCGAATACGCCTGCAACTGGGGCCTTCCCGGTCTGTACGGCTGGTACTTCAGCGGCGATGACGACAACCCCAACAACGGGTCTGAACGTCTGCCCTATCTTGCCACCACCAACAACCTGACCAATTCCCTTTCCACATTCGGCTATCGGGGCAACCCCATCATGGGCGGCGGCAAGGGCGTGCTGGGCGTGAACCCCAGCGGCACATGGGGCGTTGGCGCGCGGCTCAAGGACGTGAGCTTTCTTGAAGACCTCAGCCACACCCTGCGCGTCAACTATTTTGGCGGCACCAACGACACAAAAATGGCCTCATACATCACCGGGCGGCAAGCCACGGATGCTTCAGGCAGACAAATTTACCGCAACAACACTGACTTCAACTCGTTCGGCACGTATCTCACCACAGCCGACACGGGCATGGAAGTCAACCTCGACAGCAAGTACAAGGCGGCGGAAAACCTGACGTTTATTCTGGAGCTAGGCTATATCCACCTTTGGTTGGACAATGACGTATGGGGCCATTATCAGAACATCTCCGGTGACAGCCTCAATGTCAAGGATGCATGGAAGGCATCGTTAAATATTGTCTATTCATTCTAAGCCGGCACAGGGACGGCCCGGTTATCCACCCCGCGCCGTCCCTGTGCTCCATCCCCCAGCAAGGAGGAATATGACCATGAAATTTCGCGCTTCCATTTGTCTGCTTGCCGGTCTGCTGGCCCTTGGCCTCGCCGCGCAAGCGCCGGCCTATGAGGTGCATGACGGCCCCACCGGCGTCATCAAGCTTGTGCCCGAAAAAGTCTTTAAGGGGTATACGCTGTTTGCTCCCACGGTTAAGTGCACGACCACCTATCTTATGGATATGAACGGCGACGTTGTGCATACCTGGAAGAGCAAATACCCTCCAGGGCTCTATGCGGTACTGCTGCCCAACGGCAACCTGCTGCGCGCGGCAGCCCCAAAGGACCAGCCCGTCAAAATTGGCGGCGCAGGCGGCATTATTGAAGAGCTGGACTGGAACAGCAACGTGGTCTGGTCCTACGCCATGCTTACAGAGAACGAGATACAGCACCACTGTTTTGACCGCATGCCCAACGGCAACACCATGATTCTTGGCTGGGAGCGCAAAACCCCCGCCGAATTTCAGGCCAAGGGCCGCAAGCCCGGCACATGGCCTGAAGAGGTAAAAATCAAGGGGCAGGCCGTGCGCGATTTTTGGGTGGACTTTGTGCGCGAGGTGGACAAAAACGGCAAAACCGTCTGGGAATGGCATGCCTGGGACCATATCGGCACAGGGCCTGACCAGCTGGATATCAACTTTGCCCTGCCCACGCCCGTGGGGCCGGGGTACGACAGCTTTGACTGGACGCACTTCAACACCTTGCAGTATCTCCCCAAGACCGACCAGATACTGCTCAACTCGCGCAACTTCAGCGAATTCTATCTCGTCGACAAAAAGTCCGGCAAAATCGTCAAACGCTGGGGCAACCCCGCCGCCTATGGGCAGGGCACACGCCCCGGCTGGTACTATGACGGAACCCAGCAGGTCTTTGGCGAGCACAACGCCACCATGCTGCCCAACGGTCATGTGCAGCTGTTTGACAACGGTTCGGAGCGACCCGAGGGCAACCGCTCGCGCGTGGTCGAGGTTGACCCGGCCAGCGGCAAGGTTGTGTGGCAGTACGCCGCCAATGGCGCCAACAGCTTTTTCAGCTACCGTCAGGGCGCGGCCGAGCGTTTGCCCAACGGCAACGTGCTTGTGACGTCCACACATCAGGGGCACCTGTTTGAAGTTACCCCCGAGGGCGAGGTTGTGTGGGAATTTGTGAACCCCATCATGGCGGGGCAGGCCAAGCCTGTTTTTTCTGACCGCGACGATGCCGTGCCCAATGCCCACCAGACATTCACCAACATGATTCACCGGGCGTACCGCTACGCGCCGGATTACCCCGGTCTCAAGGGCAGGGATCTCAGCGTCAAGACGCCCCTGCTGCCCGGCTATCCGAAGTTTTTTGAAATCTGGAAGCCCGCTGCGGCAAACTAATACACCACAACGTGCGCACAGCCCCAGGCCTGCAAAGGCTCGGAGGCTGTGCGCCATGGTGCTAACCGTCCCGCCCGGCAGGCCCCATGCCCGCCGTAGTTTTGTCGGGCCAGGCCTGCGCAGCGGGCAGACGCTGACAAAAAGGATAGGGATGATAAAAAACCTGGATTTCTCCAGGTTTTTTTACGTTGCGCGTCTGTCAGCAGGCTTCGCCGGGCTCCGCTGCCGCCCCCGGCTCCGTGCGCGGCGATGCGGTTGACGCCCGCGCAATCAGCTTATGGCTGTATTCCACCCGCGTGATGTTGCGGCCTGAGGCGGCCCCTATAATTTTATTATGCAAAATTTCCAGGGCGTTGCACCCCTTATCCCGCATATAGTGCTCCACCGTGGTCAGGGCCACGCCCGCAAAGCCCGAGGGAAAGATATTGTCAAAGCCGCAAACGCTGTAGTCGCCAGGTATGGTAAACCCGGCCTCGCGCACCGCGTCGATAACCCCGTAGGCCACCATGTCGTTTACCGCCACAAAGGCGGTTATTTTTTTGTCATCCAGGCACTTGCGCGTCAGCTCGAGGCCCACGACGTGCTCTATCTGCAAATTTTCCAGCTCTGTCTCCGGGGTGATGTCCCGGCATTTTACAAGCACGCTGCCCTGGGGGCACAACTGGCCAAAGGTGTCGCGCAGGCCCTGCAGCCGCTGGGTGCGGATGGGGTTGGCCTCGTCCAGCGTGGTGGAAATATAGGCCAGATGCCGGTGCCCCAGATCGTGCATGTGTCGGGCAATGAGGCTGCCCGCATCATAGTTGTTCAGCTCCACCGTATCCACGTTGAGGTCTTGCCGTCTGTCGCCAATGACGACCATGGGCAACTTGCGGTCAGCCTTGGCCAATATGGCTTCGGGATGCGCCAGCATGGCAAAGACAACCCCCGCCATGCCCATGCTGCGGGCAAACCGCAAGGCTTCCTGCTCGTTTTCCAGACTGCGGTAGGTTGTATAGATGCAGGTGGCGTAGCCCCTGAGCACGGCGGCCTGCTGGATGGCCTGAATAACCGTTGAATAATAGGGGTTGGTGACATTGGGGGCCACCACAAGCACCGTCGGGATGGCTGCGCCCCCAAGGGACCGCCGCCCCACCCGATAGCCCAGGTTTTCCGCCGCTGCAAAAACGGCGGTTACGGTCTCATCGGCAAACGAAACGCCCTCCCGTCCATTAAGAATCATTGAAACCGTGGCCTGCGAGACACCCGCCGCCTTGGCCACATGAGCCAGGGTAACCTTTTTTGCTGCGGTATGTCTGAGCCGCTGATTGTTGCCTGTTAGAGCCGCCATGGCCAAGCCTCCGTTCAGCCGTCGACGGTTCCATAGCGCAGGGTGCAGGGTGCACAGGGCGCATGGCAACCATGTCCAGGGCTTTGATCAGTAAGATTTGCGTCAAAAGAATTATTTTTTATTTAATAAATATTCAATTGACATAAAAATTTTTCACGTGCTATCAGACCTTAAATTTAGCCATATTCAACAATATTTTTCTACAGGAGGCAATTAAAAAATTTTATTATTTTTAACGAAAGCTGCTTTATAAAAAAAATTAATTAAAAAATTTTAATCCAGCCGCACATACAATATGGCGGGGTCGACAGCCCACGGAGGGTGTCTGCATGGACGACAGCTCAAAGCAAAAACACGTTCCTTCAAAGAGCGAAATGCGCAAGGTTGTTCTTGCCAGCCTGCTTGGCGCAACTATTGAATGGTACGACTTTTTCCTCTACGGCGTTGTGGCGGGCATTGTATTTAACAAACTCTACTTTCCCACTGCCGACCCCTTCATGGGCACTATCCTGGCCTACAGCACCTTTGCCATCGGCTATCTGGCGCGTCCCCTCGGCGGTTTTATTTTTGGTCATTACGGCGACAAGCTGGGCCGCAAACGCATGCTCATTCTCACCATGGTGATCATGGGCATTGCCACCATGGGCATCGGCATTGTGCCCACCTACGCCTCCATCGGCATTGCCGCCCCCATACTGCTGCAGACGCTGCGCCTGTGTCAGGGGCTTGGCCTTGGCGGCGAATGGGGCGGAGCCGTGCTCATGACATACGAATACGCCAGCGACCGTCAAAAAGCCTTTTACGCCAGCATACCCCAGATGGGCCTTGCCACCGGTCTGTGCCTTTCGTCCGGCATGGTGGCCCTGCTCTCGTGGCTGCTGGACAACGAGCAGTTTTTGACCTGGGGCTGGCGCTTTGCCTTTCTTATCAGCGTGGTGCTCATTGCCATTGCCCTGTATGTGCGTACCCACATTCTTGAAACGCCCGAATTTCGCAAGGTCGAAGCCACGGGCGAAACCCGCAAAAAGACCCTGCCCATCGTCACCGTGTGCCAAAACTACCCCGGCAACATTGCCCTCGGCGTGGGCGCCCGGTGGATTGACGGCGTGTTCTTTAATGTGCTGGCCGTTTTTTCCATCACGTACCTTGTGCAGCAGATACACACGTCGCGCACCGAGGCCCTCACGGCCGTCATGATTGCGGCCCTGATCATGTGCCCCTTCATCCTGATTGCCGGCCGA is from Desulfovibrio desulfuricans and encodes:
- a CDS encoding outer membrane homotrimeric porin, which produces MMKKLGILLLAAGLLLGSAPQCRAINFDVKGSWQFAFDYINGGNFMGKDRTGNHVTGQQWAAMHQQRDEFEAIQRLHLQLQAKASEDLAGTVFFEIGEQRWGMAAQGGALGSDGNNVVKVKNAYIDWLVPNTPLKLRMGLQGVKLPGFALDSPVFQDDVAGIGASWKVNDAVSVTGLWMRLLNDNWAGDNSTPASYMDNFDLFALTVPVTLDGLKLTPWGMGGAMGPNSLMPATITNMPGGSKKVALTNPITGQAIDGLELRDGLYPAAFSSRKSASKLWNDSYSSMYWGGLTGQWTGFDPLRVSWDFIYGSVDNGRDDLNRKGWFGMLLAEYACNWGLPGLYGWYFSGDDDNPNNGSERLPYLATTNNLTNSLSTFGYRGNPIMGGGKGVLGVNPSGTWGVGARLKDVSFLEDLSHTLRVNYFGGTNDTKMASYITGRQATDASGRQIYRNNTDFNSFGTYLTTADTGMEVNLDSKYKAAENLTFILELGYIHLWLDNDVWGHYQNISGDSLNVKDAWKASLNIVYSF
- a CDS encoding aryl-sulfate sulfotransferase, which encodes MTMKFRASICLLAGLLALGLAAQAPAYEVHDGPTGVIKLVPEKVFKGYTLFAPTVKCTTTYLMDMNGDVVHTWKSKYPPGLYAVLLPNGNLLRAAAPKDQPVKIGGAGGIIEELDWNSNVVWSYAMLTENEIQHHCFDRMPNGNTMILGWERKTPAEFQAKGRKPGTWPEEVKIKGQAVRDFWVDFVREVDKNGKTVWEWHAWDHIGTGPDQLDINFALPTPVGPGYDSFDWTHFNTLQYLPKTDQILLNSRNFSEFYLVDKKSGKIVKRWGNPAAYGQGTRPGWYYDGTQQVFGEHNATMLPNGHVQLFDNGSERPEGNRSRVVEVDPASGKVVWQYAANGANSFFSYRQGAAERLPNGNVLVTSTHQGHLFEVTPEGEVVWEFVNPIMAGQAKPVFSDRDDAVPNAHQTFTNMIHRAYRYAPDYPGLKGRDLSVKTPLLPGYPKFFEIWKPAAAN
- a CDS encoding LacI family DNA-binding transcriptional regulator; translated protein: MAALTGNNQRLRHTAAKKVTLAHVAKAAGVSQATVSMILNGREGVSFADETVTAVFAAAENLGYRVGRRSLGGAAIPTVLVVAPNVTNPYYSTVIQAIQQAAVLRGYATCIYTTYRSLENEQEALRFARSMGMAGVVFAMLAHPEAILAKADRKLPMVVIGDRRQDLNVDTVELNNYDAGSLIARHMHDLGHRHLAYISTTLDEANPIRTQRLQGLRDTFGQLCPQGSVLVKCRDITPETELENLQIEHVVGLELTRKCLDDKKITAFVAVNDMVAYGVIDAVREAGFTIPGDYSVCGFDNIFPSGFAGVALTTVEHYMRDKGCNALEILHNKIIGAASGRNITRVEYSHKLIARASTASPRTEPGAAAEPGEAC
- a CDS encoding MFS transporter, which gives rise to MDDSSKQKHVPSKSEMRKVVLASLLGATIEWYDFFLYGVVAGIVFNKLYFPTADPFMGTILAYSTFAIGYLARPLGGFIFGHYGDKLGRKRMLILTMVIMGIATMGIGIVPTYASIGIAAPILLQTLRLCQGLGLGGEWGGAVLMTYEYASDRQKAFYASIPQMGLATGLCLSSGMVALLSWLLDNEQFLTWGWRFAFLISVVLIAIALYVRTHILETPEFRKVEATGETRKKTLPIVTVCQNYPGNIALGVGARWIDGVFFNVLAVFSITYLVQQIHTSRTEALTAVMIAALIMCPFILIAGRLADRFGRGNIYGLASLACGISVFPSFWLMQSSGGNMFLVGLAIAIPLSIFYAGVFGPEAALFSDLFPAEVRYTGISIVYQFPGFLVAGIVPGVCTALIQWNDGDPFYICIFVLIAAATSAFSAFTIQARHNRLAARAAGTAQD